Proteins found in one Thalassomonas actiniarum genomic segment:
- a CDS encoding S8 family serine peptidase, translating into MTRLIRAIFATIMLTTSTLASAIPITFDTLSDLEAVTTQFPGLTFSGATVLTAGISLNEFEFPPVSGDKVVFDEFGLIEVLFDTPVFSVSGLFTYTAGLSAAAFDLSNSLLDTDTSGFFNNLALSGEAGSSPNELLSLSSALGISRVTFEGDPFGGSFTLDQFDFSPLDTPVPEPSVLIITLLALLILVVMRSKWLRYHKVKFMLAFGVAVLTTAPSYAVQRVESVVATPALVFVDTPTTVRFAARVAPDDNLIPASVRLLQVQEDGRLTVAATMFDDGSNGDSIAGDLVFTTEFGVLVATPSVLKYRVSVAYRGSMRRTLSETALVRTDLEPFFSPTPDEKLVISEGAEFAVDEVLVSLIDGEDITTAQSLAASQAGEVVGFAPTANLYQLRVASSTIEALDLIIDALLIDPRVVMAIRNYTTDSVLEPEAANNDAQALPAINNSAYEQIRAFDAWDLLFDIGHSFSPVVVGVLDRGFQRHGEFSGVAFTPGSTRSDVGWAAKPECSTGSKDHGTAVAGVIGAGNKGGSGGAFETNGVLGGVTDASADGSSVPYKLDTRRMGGSFMENQTLVSRMVNAGAKVINMSFGASRKSALPVDTVIVFLNPGAPAGTAATLATLVGGTVLRSGTTRVKLKVNATTEAQTQAHVATLQAQATVASARSERKCFGVSNFDFNALTNFYQRRFSAHPDVMFVVAAGNSSLAVSDAVPANINADNVLTVGASNELADPETAGVADFTNTGAGVDIAAPGVSVYAPTDFTAPLDAADYRRVDGTSFSSPITAGALGLMLATDGALEVEQLRKILLATATKNAGVNTISGKIVDLGAAIEFLLVPVDVFMVVDTSGSFGDDLASFRAEATSLVDELDDSGLNIHIGLAQFEDYPITPWGGSTDRAYNRVLDIQSIEDGSGAKPIINSINALGIRSGNDIRESQLVALFQGATGAGQTVAGHGGANIPAGKGATFRNSPVASLEPIRIMILWTDASFHVKNDSNSDLEPIIGYPGPTFAETITALKNKGIKVIGIGAGSGAINDLRQVVLGTETLAPEEGVNCDSDAAIEIPEGQPIVCPISSSGSGIGEAIFNTVIAVVKS; encoded by the coding sequence ATGACTAGACTCATTAGAGCCATTTTCGCAACGATAATGCTAACGACAAGCACGTTAGCAAGTGCGATACCGATAACCTTTGATACCCTTTCTGATCTTGAAGCTGTGACCACCCAGTTTCCCGGGCTGACCTTTTCCGGAGCAACGGTGTTGACCGCAGGCATCTCATTAAACGAATTCGAGTTTCCGCCAGTATCCGGAGACAAGGTAGTGTTCGATGAATTTGGCTTGATTGAGGTCTTGTTCGATACGCCGGTATTTAGCGTCTCGGGGTTGTTTACCTATACCGCGGGGTTGAGTGCGGCAGCGTTTGACTTGAGCAATTCGTTGCTCGATACCGATACATCGGGCTTTTTCAATAATCTTGCCCTGAGCGGTGAGGCCGGATCTTCGCCTAATGAGTTGTTGTCGCTAAGCTCTGCCCTGGGGATTTCACGGGTGACTTTTGAAGGGGACCCCTTCGGCGGGTCTTTTACCCTGGATCAGTTTGACTTTAGCCCTTTAGATACCCCAGTGCCTGAGCCGTCGGTATTGATTATAACCCTGCTTGCCTTGTTAATATTAGTGGTGATGCGCTCTAAATGGCTCAGGTATCACAAGGTAAAGTTCATGCTGGCGTTTGGTGTTGCTGTGTTAACCACAGCTCCATCTTACGCAGTGCAGCGGGTCGAATCTGTTGTTGCCACACCGGCGCTGGTGTTTGTTGATACGCCTACCACGGTCAGGTTTGCGGCCAGGGTTGCACCGGATGATAATTTGATCCCGGCAAGTGTTCGTTTGTTACAGGTGCAGGAAGACGGTAGGTTGACGGTTGCCGCCACTATGTTTGATGACGGTAGTAACGGCGACAGCATCGCGGGGGACTTGGTTTTCACCACTGAGTTTGGTGTTTTGGTGGCAACCCCGAGTGTGCTGAAATATCGTGTTTCTGTTGCCTACCGGGGCAGTATGCGGCGAACTTTGTCTGAGACGGCCTTAGTACGCACCGATCTTGAACCTTTCTTCAGTCCGACCCCGGATGAAAAACTTGTCATCAGCGAAGGGGCGGAGTTTGCTGTTGATGAAGTACTGGTATCCCTTATCGACGGCGAGGACATAACAACAGCACAAAGCCTGGCAGCAAGCCAGGCGGGAGAAGTGGTAGGTTTTGCGCCGACGGCAAACCTGTATCAGCTGAGGGTGGCAAGCTCAACCATAGAAGCACTCGATCTTATTATCGATGCTTTGCTGATAGATCCCAGGGTGGTCATGGCGATACGCAATTACACCACAGACTCGGTACTTGAACCTGAGGCTGCCAATAACGATGCACAAGCCCTACCGGCAATCAACAACAGTGCTTATGAACAAATCAGGGCCTTTGATGCCTGGGATCTTTTATTCGATATCGGGCATAGTTTTTCGCCTGTGGTTGTCGGGGTGCTCGATCGGGGGTTCCAGCGACATGGTGAATTCAGCGGTGTAGCCTTTACCCCGGGTTCCACCCGTAGCGATGTCGGCTGGGCAGCCAAGCCCGAATGCAGCACCGGCAGCAAAGATCATGGTACAGCTGTTGCCGGGGTGATAGGGGCCGGTAACAAAGGCGGCAGCGGTGGTGCGTTTGAAACTAACGGTGTGCTCGGCGGGGTAACCGATGCTTCGGCCGACGGCTCAAGTGTACCCTATAAACTTGATACCCGGCGAATGGGGGGCTCCTTTATGGAAAACCAGACCCTGGTCTCACGTATGGTAAATGCCGGGGCTAAAGTCATCAATATGAGTTTTGGCGCTTCGCGTAAAAGCGCATTGCCGGTTGATACTGTAATTGTTTTCCTGAATCCGGGAGCGCCTGCGGGTACGGCAGCAACCCTGGCAACCTTAGTGGGCGGGACGGTGCTTCGTTCAGGCACTACCAGGGTCAAGTTGAAGGTGAATGCAACCACAGAGGCACAGACACAAGCACATGTCGCAACGCTTCAGGCACAGGCAACGGTTGCCAGCGCGAGATCAGAGCGGAAATGTTTTGGCGTCTCTAACTTTGACTTTAACGCATTGACAAACTTCTATCAGCGCCGTTTTAGTGCCCATCCGGATGTGATGTTTGTTGTGGCAGCAGGAAATAGCTCATTGGCAGTATCGGATGCTGTTCCTGCTAACATTAATGCCGACAATGTCCTGACCGTGGGGGCTTCGAATGAATTGGCAGACCCGGAAACCGCAGGCGTAGCAGATTTTACCAACACCGGGGCTGGTGTCGATATTGCCGCGCCCGGGGTCTCGGTTTATGCGCCGACGGACTTTACTGCGCCGTTAGATGCCGCCGATTACCGGCGTGTGGACGGCACCTCGTTTTCTTCACCTATTACGGCGGGGGCGCTCGGACTTATGCTGGCAACCGATGGTGCGCTTGAAGTGGAGCAACTGAGAAAAATACTGTTGGCAACGGCAACAAAAAATGCCGGGGTAAATACCATTAGCGGCAAGATAGTGGACTTAGGGGCGGCGATAGAATTTTTGCTGGTGCCGGTTGATGTCTTTATGGTTGTTGATACTTCCGGCAGTTTTGGCGATGACCTGGCTTCTTTTCGCGCAGAGGCGACTTCTTTAGTCGATGAGCTCGATGACAGTGGCTTAAATATCCATATCGGTCTGGCCCAGTTTGAAGATTATCCGATCACGCCCTGGGGAGGTAGCACAGACAGGGCCTATAACCGGGTATTGGATATACAAAGTATCGAAGATGGTAGCGGTGCCAAGCCCATTATTAACAGTATTAATGCCCTGGGGATCCGCAGCGGCAACGATATCCGGGAGAGCCAGCTGGTGGCCTTGTTCCAGGGAGCTACGGGGGCCGGGCAGACGGTGGCCGGACATGGCGGTGCGAATATTCCTGCCGGGAAAGGGGCTACTTTCCGTAACTCGCCGGTGGCAAGCCTGGAGCCGATCCGGATAATGATCCTGTGGACCGACGCCAGCTTTCATGTCAAGAATGATTCGAATTCGGATCTTGAGCCGATCATAGGTTATCCGGGGCCCACCTTCGCTGAAACCATCACAGCCTTAAAGAATAAAGGCATTAAGGTAATAGGTATCGGGGCCGGTAGCGGTGCGATTAACGATCTGCGCCAGGTGGTGCTGGGCACAGAGACTCTGGCGCCTGAAGAAGGAGTTAACTGTGATAGCGATGCTGCCATTGAAATACCGGAGGGACAGCCTATTGTCTGTCCGATCTCATCGAGCGGCAGTGGTATCGGGGAAGCGATATTTAATACCGTGATTGCTGTGGTGAAATCCTAA
- a CDS encoding DUF6701 domain-containing protein encodes MATECAAIFTSDESFSVNGASTINNTNVCNSGSCDTPSSFSTTSPPSLSGRPNDFNTTEISSGATKYNHWTLPADGEITFSGAGTAVLYFVGGLTIPEGTKLNVGGDPANVLIVVSGALTIAQNAQINGNIYVSGSASLHNNITYNGGLAVGGALSVSDNGNYNFSPAYVNNIDAANFCEQTITQVHHYEIIHNDRGLTCKTEEITIRACDVSDCTTLSNQNITLDFLVDNVVTPISFLGSTTVNLQHETPGTVTLSLDNITPGTGNDLLCSAPDCQITFADAGFVFSAIDNQVAAVPFSDITLQAVRAGDDGNGGVSCDPNIDFNDITIDIGLAQENITPSGTSGLEFFIGDDDTALQKYPGYRAVSLKFLNSYATLSSPNYLDAGEIQLRASFNTASGGNITGISNRFWVRPDMLKLSAQANGTDLDAISATASPTHKAGNSFDLKVTAVNASGDITENYSPGQMQFKLTRTAPTSGSNEGKLTYAEGEQITSALNASFEDVTLSSFTSGSSGYDQASYSEVGLINLDVQDSSYGSSDMTVPASAIAIGRFIPDHFTLVDNPAEVSGWCGSGSTKFTYMDQPQLHVDYALEARNKTGEITKNYFDHADPDQDYARASVTLVAENNNNGDGETFPTRITAFSGSWIEGSYKPANTTAAFPRNSTPAAAIDGPFELLQLGLTLTDEDGPVLEEPFDMLATEAGPCTLDEDPITDCNAIQLSGSAKLLYGRWYIENNFGPETANLPMIMSLQYWNGSSFITNLDDSCTSYNGETINNYAFDSNNLNPALDDDPTIAATTGIGTFVNGSNKLFPLMLNAPGAYNVGHTYYIYGGSNNITPDWLKYDWDNEDGDFNGPYDDNPRGLASFGQYHGNDRILYWREVE; translated from the coding sequence ATGGCTACCGAGTGTGCGGCTATCTTCACATCAGATGAATCATTTTCAGTCAACGGCGCTTCAACCATTAACAACACTAATGTCTGTAATAGCGGCAGTTGCGATACCCCGAGCAGTTTTAGTACAACTTCACCGCCTTCCCTATCTGGCCGCCCCAATGATTTTAACACTACCGAGATAAGCAGTGGAGCGACTAAATATAATCACTGGACCCTGCCCGCTGATGGCGAAATTACCTTTAGCGGTGCTGGCACGGCTGTGCTTTATTTTGTCGGGGGACTGACCATACCTGAAGGCACTAAGCTGAATGTCGGCGGGGATCCGGCCAATGTCTTAATTGTTGTTTCAGGGGCTTTAACTATCGCGCAAAATGCGCAAATAAACGGCAATATCTATGTGTCAGGCAGCGCTTCGTTGCATAACAATATCACCTATAACGGGGGGCTTGCGGTTGGCGGCGCTTTATCGGTAAGCGATAACGGTAACTACAATTTTTCTCCTGCCTACGTCAATAATATCGATGCCGCAAACTTTTGCGAACAAACCATCACCCAGGTGCATCATTATGAGATCATCCATAATGACCGGGGCTTAACCTGTAAGACAGAAGAAATCACCATCAGGGCCTGTGACGTTAGCGATTGCACAACACTTAGCAATCAGAATATCACCTTAGATTTTCTTGTTGATAATGTTGTCACTCCCATCAGCTTTTTAGGCAGCACTACGGTTAATTTACAGCATGAAACCCCGGGCACTGTGACCTTATCGCTGGACAACATCACGCCGGGAACAGGTAATGACCTGCTCTGTTCAGCACCCGACTGTCAAATCACCTTTGCCGATGCCGGTTTTGTTTTTTCCGCTATAGACAACCAGGTGGCAGCCGTGCCTTTTTCAGATATCACCCTACAGGCAGTGCGGGCCGGTGATGACGGCAACGGCGGCGTATCCTGTGATCCCAACATAGATTTCAATGATATAACCATAGACATAGGCCTTGCACAGGAAAATATCACCCCTTCGGGCACTTCTGGGCTGGAATTTTTTATCGGAGACGATGACACGGCCTTGCAAAAATATCCCGGTTACAGAGCGGTGTCGCTGAAGTTTCTCAACAGTTATGCCACGCTCAGCAGCCCCAATTACCTCGATGCCGGCGAAATACAGTTACGTGCCAGTTTTAACACTGCTTCCGGCGGAAACATTACCGGCATCAGCAACCGCTTCTGGGTCAGGCCGGATATGCTCAAACTCAGCGCCCAGGCCAATGGCACAGATTTAGATGCCATTTCTGCCACAGCCAGCCCGACCCATAAAGCCGGAAACAGCTTTGACCTAAAAGTCACTGCGGTCAACGCCTCAGGTGATATCACAGAAAACTATTCCCCCGGTCAAATGCAGTTCAAACTGACCAGAACCGCCCCCACCAGCGGTAGCAACGAAGGCAAGTTAACCTATGCAGAGGGTGAGCAGATCACATCCGCACTTAACGCCAGCTTTGAAGATGTTACCTTAAGCAGTTTTACCTCCGGTAGCTCAGGTTATGATCAGGCCAGTTATTCCGAGGTCGGCCTCATTAACCTGGATGTGCAGGACAGCAGCTATGGCAGCAGTGATATGACGGTACCCGCCAGCGCGATAGCTATAGGCCGATTTATTCCCGATCATTTCACCCTGGTGGATAACCCTGCGGAAGTTTCGGGTTGGTGTGGCAGTGGCAGTACCAAGTTCACTTATATGGACCAGCCCCAGCTGCATGTAGACTATGCGCTTGAAGCACGAAATAAAACAGGGGAAATAACAAAAAATTATTTCGACCATGCCGATCCCGATCAGGATTATGCCAGAGCCAGCGTGACCCTGGTGGCAGAAAATAATAACAACGGTGACGGTGAAACTTTCCCGACCAGGATCACGGCTTTTAGCGGCAGCTGGATTGAAGGCAGCTATAAACCCGCAAATACCACAGCGGCTTTCCCAAGGAACAGCACACCTGCCGCCGCGATCGACGGGCCCTTTGAATTGCTGCAATTAGGCTTAACCCTGACAGATGAAGACGGGCCTGTATTAGAGGAACCTTTCGATATGCTGGCAACAGAAGCAGGCCCATGCACCCTGGATGAAGACCCGATCACCGACTGTAATGCTATCCAACTCTCCGGCAGCGCTAAACTGCTTTATGGCCGCTGGTATATCGAAAATAACTTTGGTCCGGAAACCGCCAACTTACCTATGATAATGTCGCTGCAATACTGGAATGGCAGCAGCTTTATCACCAACCTTGACGACAGCTGTACCAGCTACAACGGCGAAACCATTAATAACTACGCCTTTGACAGCAACAACCTTAATCCCGCACTGGACGATGATCCCACCATAGCTGCCACCACAGGCATAGGCACTTTCGTTAACGGCAGCAACAAGCTGTTTCCACTGATGTTAAACGCCCCCGGCGCCTATAATGTCGGCCACACCTATTATATTTACGGCGGCAGCAATAACATCACCCCGGATTGGCTTAAATATGACTGGGACAACGAAGACGGTGATTTTAACGGTCCCTATGACGATAACCCCAGGGGCCTGGCCAGTTTCGGCCAGTATCACGGCAATGACCGTATTCTCTACTGGCGCGAAGTAGAGTAA